The Nocardia higoensis genome has a segment encoding these proteins:
- the hsaC gene encoding iron-dependent extradiol dioxygenase HsaC — protein sequence MGIRSLGYLRIQATDMAAWRDYGLKVLGMVEGKGSDPESLYLRMDEFPARLVIVPGESDRLLVSGWETANAAELQDIRDRLDRAGVAYKEGTDAEKADRRVYELIRFEDPSGNTLEAFHGVALEHRRVVSPYGHRFVTEEQGLGHVVLSTSDDQAALEFYRDVLGFRLRDSMRLPPQMMGRPADGEPAWLRFFGCNPRHHSLAFLPMPTPSGIVHLMIEVENADDVGLALDRALRKKVKMSATLGRHVNDKMLSFYMKTPGGFDVEFGCEGLEVEDDDWIARESTAVSLWGHDFSVGMRPE from the coding sequence ATGGGTATCCGTTCGCTCGGCTACCTGCGCATCCAGGCCACCGACATGGCGGCCTGGCGTGACTACGGTCTGAAGGTGCTCGGCATGGTGGAGGGCAAGGGCAGCGACCCCGAATCCCTCTACCTGCGGATGGACGAGTTCCCCGCCCGCCTGGTGATCGTGCCCGGCGAGAGCGACCGACTGCTGGTCTCCGGCTGGGAGACCGCGAATGCCGCCGAACTGCAGGACATTCGCGACCGTCTCGATCGCGCGGGCGTGGCCTACAAGGAAGGCACCGACGCGGAGAAGGCCGACCGGCGGGTCTACGAGCTGATCCGCTTCGAGGACCCCTCCGGCAACACCCTCGAGGCGTTCCACGGTGTGGCACTGGAACATCGGCGCGTGGTGAGCCCCTACGGTCACCGCTTCGTCACCGAGGAACAGGGCCTGGGCCACGTCGTGCTCAGCACCTCCGACGATCAGGCTGCCCTCGAGTTCTACCGCGATGTGCTCGGCTTCCGGTTGCGCGACTCCATGCGGCTGCCGCCGCAGATGATGGGCCGTCCCGCCGACGGAGAACCGGCCTGGCTGCGCTTCTTCGGCTGCAACCCGCGCCATCACTCGCTGGCGTTCCTGCCGATGCCCACCCCCAGCGGCATCGTTCATCTCATGATCGAGGTGGAGAACGCCGACGACGTGGGCCTGGCGCTGGACCGCGCGCTGCGCAAGAAGGTCAAGATGTCGGCCACCCTGGGCAGGCATGTCAACGACAAGATGCTCTCGTTCTACATGAAGACGCCGGGTGGTTTCGACGTCGAATTCGGTTGCGAGGGGTTGGAAGTCGAGGACGACGACTGGATCGCGCGGGAATCCACGGCGGTCAGCCTGTGGGGCCACGACTTCTCGGTGGGCATGCGCCCGGAGTAA
- the hsaB gene encoding 3-hydroxy-9,10-secoandrosta-1,3,5(10)-triene-9,17-dione monooxygenase reductase subunit, giving the protein METTTVTTDGNPVIDPRQFRTVLGQFCTGITVITTFGDSSDGDSAPPIGFACQSFAALSLDPPLVLFCPTKGSRSWAAIEKSGRFCVNILAEAQQPVCARFGSREEDKFAGVPWRTTELGLPALDDALATIECRVDSVVDGGDHYIVIGRVLSLSESTDSGRPLLFYRGQYTAIEPEKTTPAPWRADLEHFLTTTTLDTWL; this is encoded by the coding sequence ATGGAGACGACGACAGTGACCACCGACGGGAATCCGGTGATCGATCCCAGGCAGTTCCGCACCGTGCTCGGGCAGTTCTGCACAGGTATCACCGTCATCACCACCTTCGGCGACAGCTCCGATGGGGACAGCGCGCCGCCGATCGGCTTCGCCTGCCAGTCGTTCGCCGCCCTGTCCCTGGACCCGCCCCTGGTGTTGTTCTGCCCCACCAAGGGCTCGCGCTCCTGGGCGGCGATCGAGAAGTCCGGGCGCTTCTGCGTCAACATCCTGGCCGAGGCGCAGCAGCCGGTCTGCGCGCGCTTCGGCTCCAGGGAGGAGGACAAGTTCGCCGGTGTGCCCTGGCGCACCACCGAACTCGGCCTGCCCGCCCTCGACGACGCGCTGGCCACCATCGAATGCCGGGTGGACAGCGTGGTCGACGGCGGTGATCACTACATCGTCATCGGCCGCGTGCTCTCGCTGTCGGAATCCACCGATTCCGGCCGCCCGCTGCTGTTCTATCGCGGTCAGTACACCGCCATCGAACCGGAGAAGACCACGCCCGCCCCCTGGCGCGCGGATCTCGAGCACTTCCTCACCACCACCACGCTGGACACCTGGTTATAG
- a CDS encoding FAD-binding protein, whose product MGLDAGLTADVTADVIVIGFGAAGACAALEAAATGADVLVLERFAGGGTSALSGGIIYAGGGTAVQRAAGVQDSPEQMLAYLRREVGDAVSPETLRRFVDESPAMIDWLSGHGVPFDASLCPYKTSYPNDKYYLYYSGSEVSGYGREVAVPAQRGHRVKGRGTSGKKMTAPLIASALRNGVRVEYLTAATRLLTDADGAVIGVECRTLRDAPARVRSRYHRLAAIAAKPGIYYPPLRKALMRQLDALDRRYGTTLRVRAGRGVVVSAGGFISNREMVHQHGPQYRHGLELGSMGDDGSGILMSQQVGAATDRMGNISAWRFILPPSSFTGALLVDARGRRVIDETRYGAAVGHLLVNHHDGQGWVLADDERMRTAIRKVRTESAWFQRAQFEVMRRNAKRGDTLEAVARAAGIDPAGLRATVEEHNAAIAAGAPDPVGKPAEFTESVRGGPYWLLDVGIKPSLTNPCPMLTLGGVVVDETTGAVTSTAGLPIPGLFAAGRTAVGICSDSYVSGLSLADAVFSGRRAGRHAARVPEQAAVEGP is encoded by the coding sequence CGCGGCGGGCGCCTGCGCGGCGCTGGAAGCGGCGGCCACCGGAGCGGACGTGCTGGTATTGGAACGGTTCGCGGGTGGCGGCACCTCGGCGCTGTCGGGCGGGATCATCTACGCGGGTGGCGGCACCGCTGTGCAGCGCGCGGCCGGGGTGCAGGATTCGCCGGAGCAGATGCTGGCCTACCTGCGCCGCGAGGTCGGGGACGCGGTGTCGCCGGAGACGTTGCGGCGCTTCGTGGACGAGAGCCCGGCGATGATCGACTGGCTGTCCGGTCACGGCGTCCCGTTCGACGCCTCCCTGTGCCCGTACAAGACCTCGTATCCGAACGACAAGTACTACCTCTACTACAGCGGCAGCGAGGTCTCCGGCTACGGCCGTGAGGTGGCGGTGCCCGCTCAGCGGGGCCATCGCGTCAAGGGGCGTGGCACCTCCGGCAAGAAGATGACCGCGCCGCTCATCGCCTCCGCGCTGCGCAACGGCGTGCGCGTCGAATACCTCACCGCGGCCACCCGACTGCTCACCGATGCCGACGGCGCGGTGATCGGCGTCGAGTGCCGGACGCTGCGCGACGCCCCGGCCCGGGTGCGGTCGCGCTATCACCGGCTGGCCGCGATCGCCGCCAAGCCGGGCATCTACTACCCGCCGTTGCGCAAAGCCCTGATGCGTCAGCTCGACGCGCTCGACCGTCGCTACGGCACCACCCTCCGGGTGCGGGCCGGACGCGGCGTCGTCGTGAGCGCGGGCGGTTTCATCTCCAACCGGGAGATGGTGCATCAGCACGGCCCGCAATACCGGCACGGCCTGGAACTGGGCAGTATGGGCGACGACGGCAGCGGCATCCTGATGTCGCAGCAGGTCGGCGCCGCCACCGATCGGATGGGCAATATCTCGGCGTGGCGGTTCATCCTGCCGCCGAGCAGTTTCACCGGCGCGCTGCTGGTCGACGCCCGCGGCCGCCGGGTGATCGACGAGACCCGCTACGGCGCGGCCGTCGGCCACCTGCTGGTCAACCATCACGACGGCCAAGGCTGGGTGCTCGCCGACGACGAACGCATGCGCACCGCGATCCGGAAGGTCCGCACCGAGTCCGCCTGGTTCCAGCGCGCCCAGTTCGAAGTCATGCGCCGCAACGCCAAACGCGGCGACACCCTCGAGGCCGTGGCACGGGCGGCGGGCATCGATCCGGCCGGGCTGCGCGCCACCGTCGAAGAGCACAACGCGGCGATCGCCGCCGGCGCGCCCGACCCGGTCGGCAAACCGGCCGAATTCACCGAATCGGTCCGCGGCGGCCCGTACTGGTTGCTGGATGTCGGCATCAAGCCGAGCCTCACCAATCCCTGCCCGATGCTCACCCTCGGCGGAGTGGTCGTGGACGAGACCACCGGAGCGGTGACTTCGACCGCCGGCCTGCCGATCCCCGGTCTGTTCGCGGCGGGCCGCACCGCCGTCGGCATCTGCTCGGACTCCTACGTCAGCGGACTGTCGCTCGCCGACGCCGTGTTCTCCGGCCGCCGCGCCGGACGGCACGCGGCGCGCGTGCCCGAACAGGCCGCAGTGGAAGGACCCTAG
- a CDS encoding ArsR/SmtB family transcription factor, producing MAVPPAKIFEALGDPLRRHILTLLAVGERPAGELVAAVQQHASISQPGVSQHLKVLRDAGLVTVRAEGTRRLYALDPSGIETARTWLTGLLDPLYGFGQPLDALATEVARGKHARRTRTGSMDEFRRDAHGA from the coding sequence ATGGCGGTTCCTCCGGCGAAGATCTTCGAGGCGCTCGGCGATCCCCTGCGCCGCCACATCCTCACCCTGCTCGCGGTCGGCGAACGCCCCGCGGGCGAGCTGGTGGCGGCCGTCCAGCAACACGCCTCGATCTCTCAGCCCGGCGTCTCCCAGCATCTGAAGGTGCTGCGCGACGCCGGGCTGGTCACGGTGCGCGCCGAAGGCACCCGCCGCCTCTACGCCCTCGATCCGAGCGGCATCGAGACCGCTCGTACCTGGCTCACCGGTCTACTCGATCCGCTATACGGATTCGGCCAGCCGTTGGACGCTCTGGCCACCGAGGTCGCCCGAGGCAAACACGCCCGCCGCACCCGGACGGGAAGCATGGACGAGTTCCGCCGGGACGCTCACGGAGCCTGA
- a CDS encoding type II toxin-antitoxin system VapB family antitoxin, with protein MRIVIDPDESALAGAAEIFGTTSDGTVRAALEDAVKRRKRQSFLDWLADGGLPDLTGDAQPKGRSAS; from the coding sequence GTGCGAATCGTGATCGATCCGGATGAATCTGCGCTCGCCGGGGCAGCCGAGATATTCGGTACCACGAGTGACGGCACGGTCCGTGCCGCGCTCGAGGACGCGGTCAAACGCCGTAAGCGGCAGTCATTCCTCGACTGGCTCGCTGACGGCGGACTGCCGGACCTGACCGGGGACGCTCAGCCGAAAGGTCGAAGCGCCTCCTGA
- the hsaA gene encoding 3-hydroxy-9,10-secoandrosta-1,3,5(10)-triene-9,17-dione monooxygenase oxygenase subunit produces the protein MTQEVTERVEALLPTLRERAQEAEDLRRIPEESIKSLQETGFFRLLQPKQWGGYAADPVVFYDTVRTLASACGSTGWVAGIIGVHNWHLALFDQQAQEEVWGEDTDVRISSSYAPMGIGTAVDDGYIVKGAWAWSSGADHATWVVVGGPVIKDGKPVDFGSFLIPRSEYRIDDVWNVVGLRGTGSNTVHVDEVFVPKHRFLSFRAMNELASPGLERNTDPVYKMPWGTIHPTTISAPIVGMAYGAYAAHVEHQGKRVRAAYAGEKAKDDPFTKVRVAEASSDIDAAWRQLSGNVADEYALLVAGKDIPLDLRVRARRDQVRATGRAIASIDKLFEASGATALTNGTPLQRFWRDAHAGRVHAANDPERAYVMYGTHEFGLPITDGMV, from the coding sequence ATGACGCAAGAAGTGACCGAACGGGTCGAAGCGCTGTTGCCGACCCTGCGCGAGCGCGCGCAGGAGGCAGAGGATCTGCGGCGCATTCCCGAGGAAAGCATCAAGTCTCTCCAGGAGACCGGCTTCTTCCGACTGCTGCAGCCCAAGCAGTGGGGTGGCTACGCCGCCGACCCGGTCGTCTTCTACGACACCGTCCGCACGTTGGCCTCGGCATGCGGTTCGACCGGCTGGGTGGCCGGCATCATCGGCGTGCACAACTGGCACCTGGCACTGTTCGATCAGCAGGCCCAGGAAGAGGTGTGGGGCGAGGACACCGATGTCCGCATCTCCTCCTCCTACGCCCCGATGGGCATCGGCACCGCGGTCGACGACGGCTACATCGTCAAGGGCGCGTGGGCCTGGTCCTCGGGTGCCGATCACGCGACCTGGGTGGTCGTCGGCGGCCCGGTGATCAAGGACGGCAAGCCGGTCGACTTCGGCAGCTTCCTGATCCCGCGCTCGGAATACCGCATCGACGACGTGTGGAATGTGGTCGGCCTGCGCGGCACCGGCTCCAACACCGTGCACGTCGACGAGGTCTTCGTGCCCAAGCACCGCTTCCTGAGCTTCCGCGCCATGAACGAGCTCGCCTCGCCCGGCCTCGAGCGCAATACCGACCCGGTCTACAAGATGCCGTGGGGGACCATCCATCCCACCACCATCTCCGCCCCGATCGTCGGTATGGCCTACGGCGCCTACGCCGCGCACGTCGAGCACCAGGGCAAGCGGGTGCGCGCCGCCTACGCGGGCGAGAAGGCCAAGGACGACCCGTTCACCAAGGTGCGCGTCGCCGAGGCCTCCAGCGATATCGACGCCGCCTGGCGTCAGCTGTCGGGCAATGTCGCCGACGAATACGCCCTGCTCGTGGCGGGCAAGGACATTCCGCTGGATCTGCGTGTGCGGGCGCGGCGCGACCAGGTCAGGGCCACCGGCCGGGCCATCGCCTCCATCGACAAGCTGTTCGAGGCCTCCGGCGCCACCGCGTTGACCAACGGCACGCCGCTGCAGCGCTTCTGGCGTGACGCGCACGCGGGCCGGGTGCACGCCGCCAACGATCCCGAGCGCGCCTACGTCATGTACGGCACGCACGAATTCGGTCTGCCGATCACCGACGGGATGGTGTGA
- the hsaD gene encoding 4,5:9,10-diseco-3-hydroxy-5,9,17-trioxoandrosta-1(10),2-diene-4-oate hydrolase, protein MASAPAQTAAETTAEITFESTSRFAQVRPDLKLHYHEAGVGNGPTIVLLHGGGPGASSWSNFARNIPVLAQNFHVLAVDQPGFGQSDKPVDHPQYFAHSASALKDLLDTLGVTDRVHLLGNSLGGGAATRFALDYPDRAGKLVLMGPGGLSMNAYAPDPTEGVKLLSRFNFQPTRENLEAFLRIMVFDQKLITDELIDERFASANTPEALAATRAMGKSFAGPDFELGMLWRDAYKLRQPVLLVWGREDRVNPLDGAIVATKMIPRVQLHVFGGCGHWAQLEKFHEFNRLTTDFLSGVGKEG, encoded by the coding sequence ATGGCCTCAGCTCCCGCGCAGACAGCCGCCGAGACGACCGCCGAGATCACCTTCGAGTCGACCTCCCGGTTCGCCCAGGTCCGCCCCGACCTGAAACTGCACTACCACGAGGCGGGCGTCGGCAACGGCCCCACCATCGTGCTCCTGCACGGCGGTGGCCCCGGCGCCTCGTCCTGGTCGAATTTCGCCCGCAACATCCCGGTGCTGGCGCAGAATTTCCACGTGCTCGCGGTGGATCAGCCCGGATTCGGGCAGTCGGACAAGCCCGTCGACCATCCGCAGTACTTCGCGCACTCGGCGTCGGCACTGAAAGACCTGCTCGACACTCTCGGCGTCACCGACCGGGTGCACCTGCTGGGCAACTCGCTCGGCGGCGGCGCGGCCACCCGCTTCGCGCTGGACTACCCGGATCGCGCGGGCAAGCTGGTGCTGATGGGCCCCGGCGGCCTGAGCATGAACGCCTACGCGCCGGACCCGACCGAGGGGGTGAAGCTGCTCTCGCGCTTCAACTTCCAGCCGACGCGCGAGAACCTCGAGGCGTTCCTGCGCATCATGGTCTTCGATCAGAAGCTGATCACCGACGAGCTGATCGACGAGCGCTTCGCCTCGGCCAACACCCCCGAGGCGCTGGCCGCGACCCGCGCGATGGGCAAGTCCTTCGCCGGCCCGGACTTCGAGCTCGGCATGCTCTGGCGCGACGCCTACAAGCTGCGTCAACCGGTGCTGTTGGTCTGGGGCCGCGAGGATCGGGTCAACCCGCTCGACGGTGCCATCGTGGCCACCAAGATGATCCCGCGCGTGCAGCTGCACGTGTTCGGCGGCTGCGGGCACTGGGCGCAGCTGGAGAAGTTCCACGAATTCAACCGGCTCACCACGGATTTCCTGTCCGGTGTGGGCAAGGAGGGATGA
- a CDS encoding SRPBCC family protein, translating into MPLLTDPAAAAGLVTREIRTGSRDGNSTRIAVARRTYPTGQKDLWEALTSAERLPRWFLPVSGELEVGGRYQLEGNAGGVVEECQEPQRFAVTWEFGGHMSWLTVTLSPEGSGTQLELVHEAPVDPQMWEQFGPGAVGVGWDLALLGLAMHVETGEAVDPEVAMSLHTTPEGLTFIRTAAEGWADAAVADGDDPTAAHTAAEQTIVFYTTEPEAGAES; encoded by the coding sequence GTGCCACTACTGACGGACCCGGCCGCTGCGGCCGGACTGGTGACCAGGGAAATCCGCACGGGCTCGCGGGACGGGAACTCCACCCGGATCGCGGTGGCCCGGCGAACGTATCCGACCGGCCAGAAGGATCTCTGGGAGGCGCTGACCAGCGCGGAGCGACTGCCGCGATGGTTCCTGCCGGTGAGCGGGGAGCTGGAAGTCGGCGGGCGGTATCAGCTCGAGGGCAATGCGGGTGGCGTCGTCGAGGAATGCCAGGAACCGCAGCGGTTCGCGGTGACCTGGGAGTTCGGCGGACACATGTCCTGGCTGACGGTGACGCTGAGCCCGGAGGGCAGCGGAACGCAGCTCGAGCTGGTGCACGAGGCGCCGGTGGACCCGCAGATGTGGGAGCAGTTCGGGCCCGGCGCCGTCGGCGTCGGCTGGGATCTGGCGCTACTGGGCCTGGCCATGCACGTCGAGACCGGCGAGGCCGTCGACCCCGAGGTGGCCATGAGCCTGCACACCACCCCCGAGGGCCTGACCTTCATCCGCACCGCCGCCGAAGGCTGGGCCGACGCGGCCGTCGCCGACGGCGACGACCCCACCGCCGCGCACACCGCCGCCGAGCAGACCATCGTCTTCTACACGACCGAGCCCGAGGCGGGCGCCGAGTCCTGA